Proteins from one Erysipelothrix larvae genomic window:
- a CDS encoding iron-containing alcohol dehydrogenase, whose translation MKDFTFYNPARIIFGKNSLDMLGDNMHHLGKRVLLHYGMASIKKHGIYEDVMNRLNALNIEVYELGGVKANPEFDLVAQGIKMCKEHAIEGILAVGGGSVIDSAKGIAAGVLYAGNIEEAYVDNLNIDDALPIGCVLTIPAAGSESSASSVVSVNNATLKRSIKGTCLIPRFAIINPAYFVSLRSDQAAAGISDIFAHLLERYFTNTEHVDYTDRLLEATMRTIIHYGPYVVNHLDDIDAWSEIGFAGTLAHNGLLGSGREEDWASHRIEHELTALYHIPHGAGLAIVFPAWMKHVYPENKDRFVQFAQRVFDVDYATHEVDKIIEEGISRYERFLKSMFLPTRLHEAGILNDDSDIMIERMYYKRSESFGNFKKLYAEDVYKIFKYAK comes from the coding sequence ATGAAAGATTTCACATTTTATAATCCAGCGCGTATCATATTTGGGAAAAATAGCCTGGATATGTTAGGCGATAATATGCATCATCTTGGTAAACGTGTGCTTTTACATTATGGTATGGCCTCGATAAAAAAGCATGGTATTTATGAAGACGTCATGAATCGGTTGAATGCACTTAATATTGAAGTGTATGAATTAGGGGGTGTGAAAGCAAATCCTGAATTTGATTTAGTGGCACAAGGGATTAAAATGTGTAAAGAGCATGCAATCGAAGGAATTCTTGCGGTTGGTGGTGGCAGTGTGATTGATTCTGCGAAAGGAATCGCAGCAGGTGTCTTATACGCTGGAAATATTGAAGAGGCTTATGTTGATAATTTGAATATCGATGATGCCTTGCCAATAGGGTGTGTTCTGACAATACCAGCAGCAGGGAGTGAAAGCAGTGCTTCAAGCGTTGTGAGTGTAAACAATGCAACACTGAAACGTTCCATTAAAGGGACCTGCCTCATTCCTCGATTCGCAATTATCAACCCAGCATACTTTGTATCTTTACGAAGTGACCAAGCTGCGGCGGGTATATCTGATATCTTCGCACACCTGCTTGAACGATACTTTACAAATACTGAACATGTTGATTATACCGATCGCTTACTTGAGGCAACCATGCGTACCATTATTCATTATGGACCCTATGTAGTCAATCATTTGGATGATATCGATGCATGGTCTGAAATTGGTTTTGCAGGAACACTGGCTCATAATGGACTGCTTGGATCTGGGCGAGAAGAAGACTGGGCAAGTCATCGCATTGAACATGAACTCACGGCGCTGTACCACATTCCACATGGAGCAGGACTCGCGATCGTATTCCCAGCATGGATGAAACACGTCTATCCTGAAAATAAAGATCGATTTGTTCAGTTTGCACAACGTGTCTTTGATGTTGATTATGCCACGCATGAAGTGGATAAAATCATTGAAGAAGGCATTTCACGTTATGAACGATTCTTGAAGTCCATGTTTTTACCAACACGACTTCATGAAGCAGGAATATTGAATGATGATTCTGACATCATGATCGAACGGATGTACTATAAGCGCAGTGAATCGTTTGGGAATTTTAAGAAACTATACGCTGAAGACGTTTATAAAATATTTAAATACGCGAAGTGA
- a CDS encoding nucleotidyltransferase family protein, with amino-acid sequence MKDLTLVILAAGMGSRYGGLKQIDKFGANGEAIIDFSIFDAIKAGYNKLVLIIREEHKDIFEEVLVSKVRPFIEVEYAFQSLDDVPEWFKRDPERVKPWGTTHAVLATKDLVKTPFTVINADDYYGKAAYVEMARFLQEDVSDTHFSMMGYSLRNTLTDNGTVTRGVCERVDGKLTRIVEMDGIKMSDEGVVGGEPAALLPEDSVASMNFWGFTPKVFELLETKFNAFLETKTAENPLKAEALLPSDIGELITEGKIEVEVLETPDSWFGVTYQDDKPRVLEQFKTFQEEGVYPAKLWEK; translated from the coding sequence ATGAAGGATTTAACATTAGTAATCTTAGCGGCTGGAATGGGTAGCCGTTATGGTGGTTTAAAACAAATAGACAAATTTGGAGCCAATGGAGAAGCAATCATTGATTTCTCAATCTTTGACGCGATTAAAGCGGGCTACAATAAATTAGTATTAATTATTCGCGAAGAACATAAAGACATTTTTGAAGAGGTATTAGTATCAAAGGTGCGTCCTTTCATTGAAGTGGAATATGCGTTTCAAAGTTTAGATGATGTTCCTGAATGGTTTAAACGAGATCCAGAACGTGTGAAACCATGGGGAACAACACATGCCGTTTTAGCAACCAAAGATCTTGTAAAGACACCATTCACTGTTATTAATGCAGATGATTATTATGGAAAAGCTGCGTATGTTGAGATGGCGCGTTTCTTACAAGAAGATGTATCCGATACACATTTCTCAATGATGGGGTACAGCCTTCGCAATACACTCACCGATAATGGAACCGTAACCCGTGGTGTTTGTGAACGTGTTGATGGCAAGTTAACACGAATTGTTGAGATGGATGGCATTAAAATGAGTGATGAAGGGGTTGTGGGTGGTGAACCTGCAGCATTGCTTCCGGAAGATAGCGTTGCTTCTATGAACTTCTGGGGATTCACACCGAAAGTATTTGAATTACTTGAAACGAAGTTTAACGCGTTCTTAGAGACTAAAACAGCTGAGAATCCATTAAAAGCAGAAGCCTTGTTACCCAGTGATATTGGTGAGCTTATTACTGAAGGAAAGATTGAAGTTGAAGTGCTTGAAACTCCAGATAGCTGGTTTGGCGTTACCTATCAAGATGACAAACCACGCGTCTTAGAACAATTCAAAACGTTCCAAGAAGAAGGGGTTTATCCAGCAAAACTTTGGGAGAAATAA